The following are encoded in a window of Fluviibacter phosphoraccumulans genomic DNA:
- a CDS encoding PHA/PHB synthase family protein: MKSPLLQRNGFWQHLSDARRHFAQTTEAVVDPIGVVMPIVRSWQAWLNHPAELMTTGAQMMSDWTQLSANAWSRVNGARLSPDIEPDWFDQRFACPAWKEEAGWASLLEHYLYWSRAYERMIEETPGMDHAERRKAAFWFKKYANAMAPTNQFWLNPEAMRRAVETQGQSLQQGLAHLQTDMQDRRLPLTDMTAYKVGKDLAITPGAVVYRNALLEVLHYQPTTQRQRSMPVVIITPWINKFYIMDLTPQQSMVKHLLDDGFDVYLTSWKNPTADMGSTTMDDYLSRGIDVAIDTALQLSGAQEAHAVGYCIGGAALTMWLAIENVRAKAESRAVRVPHWTTLATLVDYHYPGHIEIFIDPASVDYLAGVVRRAGYLDGKSMSAAFRLLRSNSLIWDVVVRRYLYGEATKPNEVLYWNMDSTRLPAEMYIWYLTSLYLKNQLIVPNALSLCGTSIDLGKITQPLYLVAAEDDHIAPWRSVAHINHLLPASKRAVLSSSGHIMGIINPPRPDSRRSYRVGNVQITDTLEIWEARSTKCSGSWWPDWFAWLHERTGKWVPAQPLVNEQFPALAPAPGTYVREMSEHSAA, from the coding sequence ATGAAAAGTCCGTTATTGCAGCGGAATGGTTTCTGGCAGCATCTTAGTGATGCACGGCGTCATTTTGCACAGACCACCGAAGCGGTGGTCGACCCTATTGGCGTGGTGATGCCGATTGTCAGATCGTGGCAGGCCTGGTTAAACCATCCGGCAGAGTTGATGACTACCGGTGCGCAGATGATGTCCGATTGGACGCAACTGAGCGCTAATGCGTGGTCACGCGTGAACGGGGCTCGGCTGTCGCCCGATATCGAGCCAGATTGGTTTGATCAGCGCTTTGCCTGTCCCGCCTGGAAAGAAGAGGCCGGGTGGGCATCGTTGCTGGAGCATTATCTCTATTGGTCACGTGCTTACGAGCGAATGATTGAAGAGACGCCCGGCATGGACCACGCAGAGCGGCGTAAAGCGGCCTTTTGGTTCAAAAAATACGCCAATGCCATGGCGCCAACCAATCAGTTTTGGCTGAATCCGGAAGCCATGCGCCGGGCGGTCGAGACACAAGGTCAAAGTCTGCAACAGGGCTTGGCGCATCTGCAGACAGATATGCAGGATCGCCGTTTGCCTTTGACCGATATGACGGCCTATAAGGTGGGCAAAGATCTAGCAATAACCCCAGGCGCGGTGGTCTACCGCAATGCGTTGCTGGAGGTGCTTCATTACCAGCCGACCACCCAGCGTCAGCGCAGCATGCCCGTGGTGATTATTACGCCGTGGATCAATAAGTTCTACATAATGGACTTAACGCCCCAGCAGAGCATGGTCAAGCATCTGCTGGATGATGGCTTTGATGTGTACCTAACGAGCTGGAAGAACCCGACTGCAGACATGGGCAGCACCACCATGGATGATTATCTCAGTCGGGGTATTGATGTCGCTATTGATACCGCCTTGCAGCTGTCAGGCGCTCAAGAGGCGCATGCTGTCGGCTATTGCATTGGCGGCGCTGCACTCACCATGTGGCTGGCCATAGAGAATGTTCGGGCAAAAGCTGAGTCGCGTGCTGTGCGCGTGCCGCACTGGACAACCCTGGCGACCTTGGTGGACTACCATTACCCGGGCCATATAGAAATCTTTATTGACCCGGCCAGTGTCGACTACCTGGCGGGCGTAGTTCGCCGAGCGGGCTATTTAGACGGAAAATCCATGTCAGCGGCTTTTCGCCTGCTGCGTTCGAACAGTCTGATCTGGGATGTCGTCGTGCGTCGCTATCTCTACGGAGAAGCCACTAAACCTAATGAAGTGCTGTACTGGAACATGGACAGTACCCGGTTGCCGGCCGAAATGTATATCTGGTATCTGACGTCGCTCTATCTTAAAAACCAGTTGATTGTGCCCAATGCGCTGTCGTTGTGTGGGACGAGTATTGATCTGGGTAAGATTACGCAGCCGCTCTATCTGGTAGCGGCAGAAGACGATCATATTGCGCCCTGGCGTTCGGTTGCCCATATCAACCACCTGTTACCTGCATCCAAGCGCGCGGTGCTCAGTAGCTCGGGGCACATCATGGGGATTATTAACCCACCGCGGCCAGATTCACGTCGAAGCTACAGAGTAGGGAATGTTCAAATTACGGATACCCTCGAAATCTGGGAAGCGCGTTCAACCAAGTGTAGTGGTTCGTGGTGGCCGGATTGGTTTGCCTGGCTCCATGAACGGACGGGTAAGTGGGTGCCTGCCCAACCCCTGGTGAATGAACAGTTCCCGGCCTTGGCGCCAGCGCCTGGCACCTATGTCCGGGAAATGTCGGAGCATTCAGCTGCATGA
- a CDS encoding inorganic phosphate transporter, whose translation MDSLQISLGVIITLVVVALLFDFMNGFHDAANSIATIVSTRVLKPHQAVLWAAAFNFLAYFLFELKVAGTIGKGTIDPAIVDHFIIFGALIGAIVWNVVTWYYGIPSSSSHALVGGLVGAAVAKAGFSGLIASGVLKIIAFIFIAPFLGFMLGSFMMLIVSWLCRNMSPSKVDKHFRRLQLLSAAAYSLGHGGNDAQKTIGIIWMLLIAAGLSESGGHVPSWVVLSCYTAMGLGTMFGGWRIVKTMGNRITKLNQARGFCANSAGAMTLFFATALGVPVSTTHTITGAIAGVGSVRGARRVRWGVAGGIVWAWILTIPCSAVIAAAAWWIGKQFL comes from the coding sequence ATGGATAGTCTACAAATCAGTCTGGGGGTAATCATTACCCTCGTGGTCGTTGCTTTGCTGTTTGACTTCATGAATGGCTTTCATGATGCGGCTAACTCAATCGCTACGATTGTCTCAACCCGTGTTCTGAAGCCACATCAAGCCGTGCTTTGGGCGGCGGCGTTTAATTTTCTCGCCTACTTTCTTTTTGAACTCAAGGTTGCGGGCACCATTGGCAAAGGCACGATTGACCCGGCCATCGTCGATCACTTCATTATTTTTGGGGCACTGATCGGCGCGATTGTCTGGAATGTCGTGACTTGGTACTACGGCATTCCCTCTTCATCCTCCCATGCGCTGGTCGGGGGGCTGGTTGGCGCTGCTGTCGCCAAGGCTGGCTTTAGCGGTCTGATAGCCTCCGGCGTGTTGAAGATCATCGCCTTTATCTTCATCGCGCCCTTCCTGGGCTTTATGCTCGGCAGCTTTATGATGTTGATCGTGTCGTGGCTTTGCCGCAACATGTCACCCAGCAAAGTAGATAAACACTTTCGTCGCCTGCAACTCTTGTCGGCAGCCGCATACAGCCTGGGTCATGGGGGTAATGACGCACAAAAGACCATCGGTATTATCTGGATGCTCTTGATTGCGGCTGGCTTATCGGAATCCGGTGGCCACGTACCTAGCTGGGTTGTGCTCTCCTGCTACACCGCCATGGGCCTGGGCACCATGTTCGGTGGCTGGCGTATCGTGAAGACCATGGGTAACCGCATTACCAAACTGAATCAGGCCCGTGGTTTCTGTGCCAATAGTGCGGGTGCTATGACCCTGTTCTTTGCAACCGCGCTGGGCGTTCCTGTCTCGACGACACACACCATTACTGGTGCCATTGCCGGCGTTGGCAGTGTGCGCGGCGCGCGACGCGTCCGCTGGGGCGTTGCTGGCGGCATTGTCTGGGCGTGGATACTCACAATCCCCTGCAGTGCGGTGATTGCTGCGGCAGCTTGGTGGATCGGCAAACAGTTCCTATAA
- a CDS encoding transglutaminase-like domain-containing protein — protein sequence MPLVNFEVHLQYKVGAAGADFILNIEAARTAYQSVLAESLSFSQNLNVQRYEPSGTQNRFLRFRAGQGSLDVNYEASVALSHDDVAPDTVFEVPVSQLPDQVLPYLYPSRYCQSDRLTQLAMELFGQMPKGYRRIEAIQDWVRANLVFQMKSSNSMTSALETLAQRTGVCRDFAHLMISLCRALSIPARYTTGIDYGADPALGPPDFHAYVEVYLGYRWYLFDPSGVAIKTGLIRIGTGRDAADVSYATIFGDVGSEPPIIYIQASPDSAGSPLISFGALSTDDGRP from the coding sequence ATGCCCCTTGTAAATTTCGAGGTACATCTGCAATACAAAGTGGGCGCGGCGGGTGCTGACTTTATACTGAACATAGAGGCAGCACGAACAGCCTACCAGTCAGTTCTGGCAGAGAGCCTCAGCTTTAGCCAAAACCTTAATGTTCAGCGTTATGAGCCGTCAGGTACACAAAACCGATTTTTAAGATTCAGGGCTGGCCAGGGCAGTCTCGACGTCAACTACGAGGCATCCGTTGCGCTATCCCATGATGACGTAGCGCCCGATACCGTGTTTGAGGTGCCGGTCTCGCAGCTGCCCGATCAGGTGTTGCCTTACCTCTATCCCAGTCGATATTGCCAATCGGATCGACTGACGCAACTTGCCATGGAACTATTTGGTCAGATGCCCAAGGGCTATCGGCGGATTGAGGCAATTCAAGACTGGGTGAGAGCCAACCTCGTTTTTCAGATGAAATCCAGTAATTCCATGACCTCGGCGCTGGAGACACTGGCACAAAGAACCGGTGTCTGTCGGGATTTTGCGCACTTGATGATTAGTTTGTGTCGTGCGCTCAGTATCCCGGCGCGATATACAACGGGCATAGACTACGGTGCAGATCCGGCCTTGGGGCCCCCAGACTTCCATGCCTATGTAGAAGTCTATCTCGGATACCGCTGGTACTTGTTTGATCCTTCGGGCGTTGCCATAAAAACGGGGCTGATTCGCATCGGCACCGGCCGGGATGCCGCCGATGTTTCGTACGCAACCATCTTCGGCGATGTCGGCTCAGAGCCACCGATCATTTATATTCAGGCAAGCCCGGATAGTGCGGGAAGCCCCTTGATCAGTTTTGGGGCGTTATCGACAGATGATGGGCGCCCTTAA
- a CDS encoding mobilization protein, producing MGTLNFIGGEKGGVGKSVVSRVLAQYFIDQERTFTGFDTDRSHASFRRFYADYASRVVVDSYEGLDLIVSGFEDNPAQSVIVDLAAQTAAPLSRWVKDSDLIALLQELGVSVNFWHVADAGKDSVDLLQRLIDTYGDLANYIVVKNMGRGSDFSLLEVSPELNYALGIGARVITLNQLHEASMRKIDRQNASFWGAINNKSGPDALGMLERQRVKTWLKSTYAALGELAL from the coding sequence ATGGGCACGCTTAATTTTATTGGTGGTGAAAAGGGTGGGGTTGGTAAGTCAGTGGTTTCGCGCGTGCTGGCACAATACTTCATTGATCAAGAGCGGACCTTTACTGGTTTTGATACAGACCGTTCCCATGCGTCATTCCGACGCTTTTATGCAGACTATGCCTCTCGGGTTGTCGTGGATAGTTATGAAGGCCTGGATCTCATCGTCAGTGGATTTGAAGACAATCCAGCGCAAAGTGTGATCGTTGATCTGGCCGCTCAAACGGCTGCGCCGCTGTCACGCTGGGTGAAAGATTCAGACCTGATTGCTTTGCTGCAAGAACTTGGTGTGTCAGTAAACTTTTGGCATGTCGCAGACGCCGGTAAAGACTCTGTCGATCTTTTGCAGCGCTTGATTGATACTTACGGTGACCTGGCCAACTATATCGTGGTCAAAAATATGGGGCGGGGTAGTGACTTCTCTTTGCTGGAAGTTTCACCGGAGTTGAATTATGCCCTGGGGATTGGCGCACGCGTCATAACCTTGAACCAGCTACATGAAGCCAGTATGCGGAAGATTGATCGGCAGAATGCCAGCTTCTGGGGGGCCATCAATAACAAATCGGGTCCAGATGCCTTGGGCATGCTCGAACGCCAGCGCGTTAAAACCTGGCTGAAATCCACCTATGCCGCCTTGGGAGAATTAGCGCTTTAG
- a CDS encoding type 1 glutamine amidotransferase, translating to MKPVAIFRFSPDEGPGYFTAFLDAQGIPWRLIAIDQGEAVPPGAGEFSGICMMGGPMSVNDPLPWIQKLCVVIRDAFVKDIPLIGHCLGGQLISKALGGRVRQNAVKEIGWSQVFPIPSAEAARWFGADTGTAFTVFQWHGETFSIPMQAQLIASNRYCQHQIVSFGPHLAMQCHIEMTPPMIASWCAHWAQDAAGLPEQPNIQTPDVILNQIDQALPKLRQLADQLYYQWVTNLKH from the coding sequence ATGAAGCCGGTCGCTATTTTCAGATTTTCTCCTGATGAGGGGCCGGGTTACTTCACGGCCTTTTTAGATGCACAGGGCATACCCTGGCGTCTGATTGCGATTGATCAGGGGGAAGCGGTTCCACCTGGTGCCGGAGAATTTTCCGGGATTTGTATGATGGGCGGGCCGATGAGCGTTAATGATCCGCTGCCCTGGATACAAAAGCTTTGTGTCGTGATTCGAGACGCGTTTGTCAAAGACATCCCGCTGATAGGGCATTGTCTGGGCGGGCAACTGATCAGTAAAGCGCTGGGGGGCAGGGTGCGCCAGAACGCGGTCAAAGAAATTGGCTGGAGCCAGGTCTTCCCGATCCCCTCAGCGGAGGCGGCTCGCTGGTTTGGTGCCGATACCGGTACCGCTTTCACTGTGTTTCAGTGGCACGGCGAAACATTTTCCATCCCCATGCAGGCGCAACTTATTGCAAGCAATCGCTATTGTCAGCACCAAATTGTCTCGTTCGGGCCACACCTCGCCATGCAATGTCACATTGAGATGACCCCCCCCATGATTGCGAGCTGGTGCGCGCATTGGGCGCAGGACGCCGCAGGATTGCCAGAGCAGCCTAATATACAAACGCCGGATGTTATTCTGAATCAAATAGATCAGGCGTTACCCAAGCTCCGTCAACTGGCAGACCAGTTGTATTATCAATGGGTGACCAATTTAAAGCATTGA